One region of Erwinia tracheiphila genomic DNA includes:
- a CDS encoding SpaN/EivJ family type III secretion system needle length determinant, translating into MSIKITEGHNNALLTAPSSEDSELPEKIKEKLKEKTPPLPESVSGLIGQLLLQTDKNMPISGGGYSREVQKYHSSPDGQPAELAFSLIDKRALLSEKKTDKGSLLVFNNGSQINEVGGLKSASNNMGNQTLYKKVHINGVSKADEQGEHVSTTAAMEWQNKRNLSSEMSAPQHQLSIKSDGALSDGQSTNFTGSTRPATAAVMQNHMRLQATEASVASSSIDVDYKFQQWPGGHSVKVTVPVDLARDGNVTLLPSGSRVADALSNQFSHLSIPNAKLLEPLRDGEEQRQRQPQQDTSDEEQE; encoded by the coding sequence ATGTCAATAAAGATTACTGAAGGGCACAATAACGCGCTTCTTACCGCTCCATCTTCAGAAGATAGTGAGCTGCCGGAGAAAATAAAAGAAAAATTGAAAGAAAAAACTCCGCCACTGCCTGAGTCAGTCAGCGGTTTGATAGGCCAATTATTATTGCAAACGGATAAAAATATGCCAATCTCAGGAGGTGGATATTCCCGTGAAGTTCAAAAATATCATTCAAGCCCGGATGGACAACCAGCAGAGCTGGCATTTTCATTAATTGATAAGAGAGCGCTGCTATCTGAGAAAAAGACAGATAAAGGCAGCTTGCTTGTCTTTAATAATGGCTCACAGATTAACGAGGTGGGCGGGCTTAAGTCGGCAAGCAATAATATGGGTAATCAGACTTTATATAAAAAAGTTCATATCAATGGTGTGTCGAAAGCAGATGAACAAGGTGAGCATGTATCCACCACGGCTGCAATGGAATGGCAGAATAAAAGAAACCTGAGTTCAGAGATGTCCGCGCCGCAGCACCAGTTGTCGATAAAAAGCGACGGCGCACTCTCCGATGGTCAGAGTACAAACTTTACGGGAAGCACTCGCCCGGCGACTGCGGCCGTGATGCAAAACCACATGAGATTACAGGCGACGGAAGCGTCTGTAGCCAGCAGTTCAATCGATGTGGACTACAAGTTTCAACAGTGGCCTGGTGGGCACTCCGTCAAAGTCACGGTGCCTGTTGATCTCGCCCGGGATGGGAATGTCACGCTGCTGCCTTCGGGATCACGGGTAGCTGACGCGCTATCCAACCAGTTCAGCCATCTTTCCATCCCTAATGCGAAACTGCTTGAGCCGTTGCGTGATGGTGAAGAACAGCGACAGAGACAACCGCAGCAAGATACAAGTGATGAGGAACAAGAATGA
- the sctS gene encoding type III secretion system export apparatus subunit SctS, with amino-acid sequence MNNILFISNSALIIVLKLSAVPILFATIVGILVGLFQTVMQIQEQTLPFGLKMLAVFASIFMLIEWFSAEMMIFSIQAFQMAFK; translated from the coding sequence ATGAATAATATTTTATTTATTAGCAATTCTGCCCTGATTATCGTGTTGAAACTATCTGCGGTTCCTATCCTCTTTGCCACAATAGTAGGCATTCTTGTAGGGTTGTTTCAGACGGTCATGCAGATACAGGAACAAACGCTACCATTTGGATTGAAAATGCTGGCAGTTTTTGCAAGCATTTTTATGCTAATTGAATGGTTTTCTGCCGAGATGATGATTTTTTCTATCCAGGCTTTTCAGATGGCATTCAAATAA
- a CDS encoding InvB/SpaK family type III secretion system chaperone, protein MKQDIVTLLREMLNDAGLDDIIDSDLSNHSTISLNMKDDIPTINIKTEGDEVWVWARVGEYTPSTLAYCSEGVFSVMFNFNEDFFHLGQPCLYPVDGHLELRALVKESFLESSDLFGEVLEHFLNVLQEYCVVLK, encoded by the coding sequence ATGAAGCAGGATATTGTAACTTTACTACGTGAGATGCTTAATGATGCTGGCCTTGATGATATTATCGATAGTGATTTGAGTAATCATTCTACTATTTCGTTGAATATGAAAGATGATATTCCAACAATAAATATAAAGACAGAGGGCGATGAGGTCTGGGTTTGGGCCAGAGTTGGGGAGTACACCCCGTCCACGCTGGCCTATTGCAGTGAAGGTGTTTTTTCGGTGATGTTCAATTTTAATGAAGATTTTTTTCATTTGGGGCAGCCATGCCTCTATCCTGTTGATGGACATCTTGAATTACGCGCATTGGTTAAAGAGTCGTTTCTTGAATCATCGGATTTATTCGGTGAGGTTCTTGAGCATTTTCTCAATGTGTTGCAGGAATATTGCGTTGTTTTAAAATAA
- a CDS encoding EscR/YscR/HrcR family type III secretion system export apparatus protein, with product MLSNDISLIALLSFFTLLPFIIAGGTCFIKFSIVLIMVRNALGIQQVPSNLTLNGVALIMTAFVMMPVCQNISLYVQKNNVDFNNSNSVNNFLENGFDSYREYLVRYSDHELIHFFDKVKKRQNNEEIIQTEDHELVNLSLMTLMPAYALSEIQSAFKIAFYLYVPFVVIDLVVSSILLALGMMMMSPITISIPIKLILFVAMNGWTLITKGMISQYTDLMTI from the coding sequence ATGCTAAGTAATGATATTTCACTCATTGCTCTGCTTTCATTCTTTACGCTGCTTCCATTTATTATCGCTGGTGGTACATGCTTTATAAAATTTTCCATTGTACTGATAATGGTACGTAATGCACTTGGAATACAGCAGGTTCCGTCAAACTTAACATTGAACGGTGTGGCGCTCATTATGACAGCTTTCGTTATGATGCCAGTTTGTCAAAACATTTCACTTTATGTTCAGAAAAATAATGTCGACTTTAATAATAGCAATTCGGTTAATAATTTTTTAGAAAACGGTTTTGATAGCTATCGGGAATATCTTGTTCGGTATTCAGACCATGAACTGATTCACTTTTTCGATAAAGTAAAAAAGAGGCAAAATAATGAAGAGATTATACAGACTGAAGATCATGAACTCGTTAATTTATCCTTAATGACACTTATGCCAGCGTACGCTTTAAGTGAGATCCAAAGCGCATTTAAGATAGCATTTTATCTCTATGTACCCTTCGTAGTTATTGATTTGGTTGTATCGAGTATTTTGCTGGCATTGGGCATGATGATGATGAGTCCGATAACTATCTCGATACCGATAAAGTTAATTCTTTTTGTGGCGATGAATGGATGGACTCTAATCACGAAAGGAATGATATCGCAATATACCGATCTGATGACAATATGA
- a CDS encoding FliM/FliN family flagellar motor switch protein produces MSLWGRLRRYDANQTPLERQMHQHADSKIVSVHNESRYLLLSLLEQQFGEKKAYIDVDCWLDKMEMQLPGIPWRQVPLSYLVRWFTARQISFLVEEKVWQVQSIAVPDEALPEQLLMLPAQPCALLCSQWPGNLENNAKSRRQLYGQMAFVLQYILGRSQLPLSMLVDVGVGDLILITHYSPFLAIGKRRLFTFIYHQYQEVIVEQECYENDQERRAEEEISFQWTQLPVDIEFVLDDNTVTLEDLENIVPGVVLPLSPSAEKRVKVYLNKKLFARGELVALDDGKLAVEINKINNPADNTAGFSDAK; encoded by the coding sequence ATGAGTTTGTGGGGCCGCCTGCGCCGATATGATGCCAACCAGACACCTTTAGAGCGTCAAATGCACCAGCATGCCGATAGCAAAATCGTCAGTGTGCATAATGAATCCCGCTATTTATTGCTGTCTCTGCTAGAGCAGCAGTTTGGTGAGAAAAAGGCATATATCGATGTTGATTGCTGGTTAGACAAAATGGAAATGCAATTGCCTGGCATTCCCTGGCGACAGGTGCCGTTAAGCTATCTGGTCAGGTGGTTTACCGCCCGGCAAATTAGTTTTCTGGTAGAAGAAAAAGTATGGCAAGTACAAAGTATTGCTGTACCCGATGAAGCGCTCCCTGAACAATTATTAATGTTGCCTGCGCAGCCCTGTGCTTTGTTGTGTTCTCAATGGCCCGGTAATTTGGAGAACAATGCAAAGAGTCGTCGGCAGTTATACGGCCAAATGGCATTCGTGTTGCAATATATATTAGGACGCAGCCAGTTACCGTTATCAATGCTGGTTGACGTTGGGGTAGGTGACTTAATACTTATCACGCACTATTCACCATTTTTAGCTATTGGTAAAAGACGCTTATTCACTTTTATTTATCATCAATATCAGGAGGTCATTGTGGAACAAGAATGTTATGAAAACGATCAGGAACGCCGCGCTGAAGAGGAAATTTCATTCCAATGGACCCAGTTACCTGTTGATATTGAATTCGTGCTTGATGATAACACGGTGACTTTAGAAGACCTGGAGAACATTGTACCCGGTGTTGTCTTACCACTAAGTCCATCAGCCGAAAAGAGGGTTAAAGTTTATCTGAACAAAAAGCTTTTTGCCCGTGGTGAACTTGTTGCACTGGATGACGGAAAACTGGCTGTTGAGATAAATAAAATTAACAACCCGGCCGATAACACAGCAGGTTTTTCTGATGCTAAGTAA
- the sctN gene encoding type III secretion system ATPase SctN translates to MVAKCFVHLAHPIRIQGNIVEAHLPETNIGEICEIQKSILEPEVIGYAQVIGFNKEYTLLSLLGDNHGFSRSNVILPTGKPFRLRIDEEMPGSIIDATGTVRGRLDSNAIPIITSGEYIPALGVARDFTQRKPIDLPVTTGVRAIDGLLTCGRGQRIGIFAAAGCGKTSLMNMIIEHSDAEIYVIGLIGERGREVTEFVEEVRNSSKCSQVILVYATSDRSCTERCNAAQIASSIATYFSDRGKNVLLFVDSITRYARALRDVALTMGELPARQGYPASVFEALPKLLEQPGCFHTGSVTAFYTVLIENEEEQDVIGDEVRSILDGHIYLSRKLAAKGHYPAIDVLQSISRVFNQVTDDRHQQMASLFRELLVRQRDMQLYIDLGEYQRGENQDNDFAFDKKKLMEDFLQQRMAEKTDMLACMDIMYECLA, encoded by the coding sequence ATGGTTGCGAAATGTTTTGTTCATCTCGCTCACCCAATACGTATTCAGGGTAATATTGTTGAGGCACATTTACCCGAAACGAATATTGGTGAAATATGTGAAATTCAGAAGTCAATTCTTGAACCTGAGGTTATCGGCTATGCTCAGGTTATTGGTTTCAATAAAGAATATACATTGCTGAGTTTACTGGGTGATAACCATGGCTTCTCCCGAAGTAATGTTATATTGCCGACGGGCAAGCCGTTTCGTCTTCGGATTGATGAAGAGATGCCTGGCAGTATCATTGATGCAACCGGTACTGTTCGCGGGCGTCTTGATAGCAACGCTATCCCCATTATCACCAGTGGGGAATACATTCCGGCCCTCGGTGTTGCTCGTGATTTCACTCAGCGCAAGCCGATTGATTTACCTGTCACAACGGGGGTCAGAGCGATCGACGGTCTTCTGACCTGTGGACGGGGTCAGCGTATTGGCATTTTTGCCGCTGCGGGATGTGGCAAAACCTCTTTAATGAATATGATCATTGAGCATTCCGATGCTGAAATTTATGTCATCGGGTTGATTGGTGAACGTGGCCGTGAAGTGACGGAGTTTGTTGAAGAGGTGAGAAATTCTTCGAAATGTTCACAGGTGATTCTGGTTTACGCCACTTCCGATCGTTCCTGTACAGAGCGCTGTAATGCGGCACAGATAGCGTCATCCATCGCCACCTATTTTAGCGATCGAGGCAAAAATGTTTTATTGTTTGTCGACTCTATTACCCGTTATGCACGGGCATTGCGAGATGTTGCTCTTACTATGGGTGAACTTCCTGCTCGGCAAGGGTATCCTGCATCGGTATTTGAGGCACTGCCAAAATTACTGGAGCAGCCAGGATGTTTTCATACGGGATCGGTAACGGCCTTTTATACGGTGCTAATTGAAAATGAAGAGGAGCAGGATGTTATTGGTGATGAAGTTCGCTCAATTTTAGATGGTCACATCTATTTAAGCCGCAAACTTGCTGCAAAGGGACATTATCCGGCGATTGATGTGCTACAAAGCATCAGCCGGGTTTTTAATCAAGTTACCGACGATCGTCACCAGCAGATGGCGTCACTGTTTCGTGAATTGTTGGTTCGGCAGCGGGATATGCAACTTTATATTGACCTCGGAGAATACCAGCGGGGTGAAAATCAGGATAATGATTTTGCATTTGATAAAAAAAAATTAATGGAGGATTTTCTGCAACAAAGGATGGCCGAAAAAACGGATATGTTGGCCTGTATGGACATAATGTATGAATGCCTGGCGTGA